In Fulvia fulva chromosome 8, complete sequence, the DNA window cgagagggcctacctattaaagggactcgttacgccgttagcgaagatctaaaactaatacctaaggaaggtcaccggggtatataagttgatactaataaggctacttaagtataagaccgctataccgccgatcgacctatatatctagggactacggacctcctacttaggtaagtcggtatagtatctagtatagaagatcatcgctagtatagtcgtaagggcccgcgaattagtactagcgtataatagtattcgacccggaaacgagccgaactaccgggtaagggacaaatagctagtaatataacaggagggtaagaaatcgtttatagagtaactatagaaagagaggtagaataactaggttgtagggtatagtagacgcccttagctagcgggataacctaagtaatagtaagctataaaatccgcggttaagcacccccaaagcttatctactaccgccttacgagggtatagagtagtatagtaacctaactacgaagcaaatatatcggcctctaggggtacctattatagagaaaagttctagaatacacgaatactagctgcccctacggctattactcctagaatatacggtacgtactcctcgtctatccgaggtagtcgctaggaaggggggagtagatagtaaaggcgaggaaccggacgattagggcacttcttaataacgttaaggacctacggcgtattacgaactagatactagagaagggctcgctagaacagtaccgtctagtaggagtagtataggaagagaggacacggcgtagcgcgataagaccggctaggagcgggggctaatagggtagtaatatagactacgtacgtttaaagggaaagctaatctagataaggagaagtcgggggcgggaagggtttttacctatttgggtttccctttgtatataacaatagatatatacctatataggccgaatagggtcctagaataggggaataacaaattCAATCTAATCTATATTAAACGGATAAAGGTATAGGGAGTACGTACAATATTAGTAATTAGCTTATTCGCTTCTATTGTCTTAATAGCTATAGGGTTATAGAAGGCTAGGACTTCGTTTAACTACTACTaataacgtgctttactaccgagcgggctatactaccgagcgggctacttttactaagaactgtactacttctactttaattacgacggtatcttaatacgataatatcctatagaatcgttactaggaggacaattcctctttagattcttcgctatctagcgagtctacttaataggtacgtacgttataccccgactcgctatatcgcttatagcgtcgtagccttagtactagctaaacactatctagcgactctctactcacttcctgcctcctagtatcctctagaggtattaattacgacgccttatcgaaggttagagaccctctagactgaatgtacttacgctttcgtgctttccgctatataagggcctcgttagacttacgtagcttactaatctcgcttcgtataagagctatctaatacgctatctctctactccctctctattgccctggtaaacgaccttcctctttctactacgcctttctaaactcgtaacgacgctctaagacgtaatgacacctattataaaccctgtcttatcgaagttataggtgtcctagttaaggatactatacttctcctttatattacgtataagtaagaactacttcttaataacgtctagatcttctattagggctcgctgACAATTgtatctacgtattatacgaacctttagctcacgatgccgcctaataaacctgtctgtctaattaagactagcgggcttaagacccttctcttatagtaataaatcggctattgctcgtatactagcctttaatagcgggaaacctctaagatctagctcgagtatatacttaagtatcaccctctcttctagctctataagcttcttcgaattgggctcgtagtcaccccgaggaggtcgtctatttaatcgataccctagtatagttcgagacgcgtcgtatacctttatagcaagtcgattcgtaattgtcgcgtcgcgtttcgtagtCTAGACAGCTcaggtcagtttggcctcgtttgaagacaatatacgctataatagtagttatatagctatatctatagaagtggtatagttcttagtaaaagtagcccgctcggtagtatagcccgctcggtagtgaAGTACgttattagctatatatacgtatatagcTACTAATTACGTACCGCGTTATTATCGAGCTCCTACTAGTAGTACCCGTTAgtattactatatatatactaagcgGCTATACCTATTTACTTACGACTATATCGTTTCTACCCGGAGAAAGCTCTCTATTGCTTTTAGGGCCTTCTACGACCTACTAGATAGGTATTTCGTTAGTTATTCTAATAGTTAACTGTATAGTCGTAATAGTGTTAATAGTAGTGTCGTAATCAAGGTTTTTTGCCTAAAAGTAGATCTATAGGCGCTAAATAACGCTAACCTATACGCACGGCTACGTAGGGATACTAACTGTAATTATTGGTCGATTGTACTTTAGCATTAGTCTACCGCTAATTTATCTGTCTTGAGCAGAGATTATTCAAGACAAATCATTATAGGGCCAACTACTAACGTGCTCGCCTCCTTTGCCTGGAGGCGCAACAGTGTCCTACCAGCTGCAGCCAATTACATTATCGTCTATCCGATCCAGTGTCGCCGCACAGCATGATTCCCCTGTTCAACGCCATGAAGTGGTACAGCTATGCCACTTGCGATGCAGCCAGGGGCATCGTGTATCCATCTGAGGTGTACCCAGGTTCCGAGGCTGCCTCGAAATGTACTGAAGCAGCACGAGGTCGTGGTACTGGAATATCGCTGGCTCTGTTAACCAGTACAAGTCATGCGCGAACGACTACCATCTTCGGCGCTGAGGGGTCGTCCGGCCAACACACTCGACCGTGAAGCCCAAGGAGGCgagcttctcgccatcgACAACGTTGCGACCGTCGAAGACGAGACGTGGCCGCTTCATCGCATTGGCAATCTCCACCCAGTCGATGCGCTTCTCGGCTTGTGGAATTTCGTTACTCTCGGAGGTGTCTGTCGATCCGTGGGTCGACTCGGACTGCGCTGGTGTGACAAGACCACTGTCCAGGAACTCGGCGTCTCCATCGGATGTCGAGTCGCCCGCAGATATCTTCCTCTCCAATAGTTGCTTCTGAATTGTTCCGTTGGCCAATGCAACATCTTGAACGCGATCGGTCTTGAATTCATCCCACTCGGTCAGGATAACCACAGCACTTGCATCCACGCAAGCTGAAAGAGCGTTGGAACACACTTGCACTCGCTGCTTGACGACATCTGCAGGATGCTCGTGTACAAGGTCCTGGTGAATCTGCTCCTTCGAGACCTGTGGATCGTAAATGGCGATTCTAGCGCCTTCGGCAATGAGCTGGCCAACGATGGCGATGGCGGCACTCTCTCGAGTATCACCAGTGTTCTTCTTGTAAGCGAAGCCAAGGATGGCGATCTTCTTGAGTCTTAATGTGTTATACAGCCGCTTCGTGATTCTCTTTGCGAAGCGTTCCTTCTGGTACTCGTTGATGTCAACCACAGACTTCCAGTAAGCGGAGACCTCGGGTAGGTGTAGTGTCTCAGCAATGTAGGCGAGGCTGAGGACATCTTTTTTGAAGCACGACCCTCCAAAACCGGCGGACGACTTGAGCATCTTTGGGCCGATCCTGGTATCGAGACCAACAGCAAACGAAAGCTCCTCTATGCTGGCACCAGTCGCCTCGCAGATCGCACTCAAGGAGTTGATGCTCGATATACGCTGCGCCAACATGCAGTTCGCCGCGAGCTTTGCCAACTCCGATGACCATAGATTGATGGTAATGATACGTTCCCGAGGTACCCAGGCAGCGTACACTTGACGTAGCGCTTCTGCTGCACCTCTGCCTCTGTCGTCCTCGAGTGAACCAATGAGAATGCGATCAGGTCGCTGCAAGTCGTTCATGGCAGTGCCTTCAGCCAGGAACTCGGGGTTGGAGAGGATGTCGAAGTGAATATCGGGTGAGGCATGTGCATCGAGAATTTCTCGAATATTCTCGGCCGTACCGCATGGTACTGTTGACTTCTCGACAATGATCTTGTCGCTTGTTGCAACCTCCGCAATGTGTCTCGCAGCGGACTCAACATACGCAAGGTCAGATGCGCCGCCTGCACCGAGTCCTTCCGTCTTGGTAGGAGTGTTGACGGCGATGAAGATCAAATCGGCTTCGTCAATGGCCTTTGAGATGTCGGTGGAGAAGTGGAAGTTTGGCTGTCGACCGTCTGTGCCATCTCTGGCGACTTCCACAACTTCATACAGGCCAGGCTCGTATATTGGAAGGGCCGGAGATCTCCATGCCGCGATACGAGCTTCACTCAAGTCAACGACGGTCACAGTGATGTTTGGATTCTCCTTAGCGATGACCGCGCTTGTGGGTCCGCCCTGTTTGAGTTGGTGTATTAGCTATGTAACGCACCTATTCGCCACTGCTGATGAGACACTTACAACGTAGCCAGCTCCGATGCAACATATGTTCTTCACCCGTCGATGAGCTAACGCGGTCGTGCTTGCCATGTTGTCAGGTATGCTACTTTGCGACTGTCAGTACCGCACGAACAGTGTCGCGAACCAGAGTCCAATCAGCAGCAGTTCAAAGGTTCCAGTGCTGCGGCTTCCGGTCCTGGGGTTTGGAAGAAGGTTCAAGATTCGCCGCGGAGCCACGCACAGGGCACTTGGCTGCCGAAAGTCAGATACGGAAACGCGTGAACACTCGCCCAGCGGGTTGCCCTGGTTTGCTTGGTGATGCCTTGCCAGACTTTAAAGGAAATGAAGAGTCCAATGGGGTTGCACGACGGATCGTCGCAGGTTCACTGAGCACCGCTGGGGCTGGCGGTGGATCCTGACTGGGTGTTCCGAAGCGCATCAATCGCCTTGCTGGGCGGTCAGGATGGCCTAGCCCGGTGACTGAAGATGCCAGGGATGCTGTGTGGCCGCCAAGATGGAAGCCAGGTGCGAGGGTCTGTACCAAGGGCTGGCAGGAATCACTGGTGCCCGCGGCATGCTGTACGGCCAGGAATTAGAATTGTTAGTCTGGTGATTGCACTGAAATATCGCCACCTGCAGAACGACTACCGTCCTCGAACGGGTACCTAGACTGTAAATAGACAGCCAAGCGCGTGGTCGTGTGGAATTGCGGCACAGGTCGGATGTACGATGTCGTGCGCTGCTGCAGAGGACTCGATGCCAACACGAGCAGGAGGACGATGTCGAGAAACGCGGATGATAGCACCTGCCGGATTGGTGGGGCAGCAACGCGGCCAAGACTTTTGTCCCGTGCCGAAGCCGCCGACCCAGCCAAAGTCTAATTTGCAATGTGCAGCGGAACTTCAGATTCAGCTGCTCTCGCTCTGCTCGTGTGAGATGCAGCCCATCTCTTGCTATCGTCGCACACATTATGCCGCCGAATATAGCGCCCTGCGTCAGCAAGGCGGGAAGGCGCTCACGGCGTCCAGCTGCCCTCATTTGGAAGGATCGATGAAACATGGGCCATCGCACGCCATCATCGCTAGACTCTTCTCGCTGCAGGTACCGTTCTCACTAGCCACTACAGGCTGATGCATCTGTGCTCCCGCTTCACAAGGACACGCCACTTTGTCCCCTCTGGGCTCTTGCCAACCTGGACTCCCGATAGAGAACCCCCTGGTCACACATAGCAAGCGACTCGGCACTCCAGCTCGCATTTCACATTTCACCTCCGTTGTCTTGTGATCTTCGTCGACGTAGCCTCGCGTGATGGTTCGTGGGTATTGCATTGCTTTGGTGTGGACCTGAGATCATCGCACCTGGTGGGTACACGATACGACGACGTGATCGCACAAATGGACGAGAAGAGTGAGATGCGAGTGTCGACACGTTCCATGGACTCTACCGATCGCTCAGAGCTGAGCTCCATAGCGGAGGAGGATCACGAGCTTCTTGAGAAAGGCGAGCGCGACCTCGAATCACAAGCCATCATCGAACAACAACCTACACCTACAGAGTACAGCACATCCACTAGCAAGAAGCTGGTATACCTCGCACTTTACTTCCTGCTCAACCTGAGCGTGACACTTTCCAATAAAGCACTTCTACAAGGTGTAAGTCCGGATATTCGCAGATTCCTCTCGCGGTCCAACTGACTTGGTGAAGGTCTCTTTTCCGTGGCTCCTCACATTCGCACACACCACCGCCACCTCCCTCGGATGCACAACACTCTTGCTCACAGGACAGTTGAAGCTCTCGAAGCTATCGCTCAAGGATAACATTATACTGGTGGTATTCTCGACGCTCTTCACCTTGAACATTGCAATCAGCAATGTGTCGTTGTAAGTGCTATACGAGCCACGTGGAAAACAAGACTTGGATCTAACCACAAGCTTAGGGCGCTCGTATCGGTTCCATTCCACCAAGTTATGCGATCGACTTGCCCCGTGGCTACCATCCTGATCTACAAGTTCGGCTACAACCGCGCATACTCGACACAGACATGGCTATCGATGATACCTTTGGTGCTGGGCGTTGGCCTTGCGACATTCGGCGACTACTACTTCACCATGGCAGGCTTCCTGCTGACACTATTGGGAGTTGTCCTTGCAGCGATCAAGACGGTGGCGACAAACAACCTTATGACGGGATCTCTCAAGCTATCTGCGATGGAAGTCTTGTTTCGGATGTGCCCACTTGCGGCACTTCAATGTCTTCTCTATGCTGCGGGCAGCGGTGAGATCGGGAAGCTACAGGCAGCAGTCGCCGAGGGCCTCATCTCTACAAACATGCTATTCGGCATCGCCACGAATGCTGCGATGGCTTTTGGTCTGAACGTGGTGTCTTTCCAGACGAACAAGGTGGCAGGGGCTCTGACGATCTCCGTCTGCGGCAACGTCAAGCAGGTCATGACCATAATGCTGGGCATCGTTCTGTTCAGCGTCAAGGTGGGACCTATGAATGCCGCAGGCATGCTGGTTGCAACAGCTGGAGCTGCCTACTACAGCAAAGTGGAGATGGACCGCAAGAAGGCAGCCTCTACAACATGACTGTTCAGGTTCATCTGATGGAACTCATGCTCTTTAGCGAAGGCGTTCCGGAGGCTGATTCTCCGCGTTCAAGCGAATACCACTGTATTGATTGAAGTCCGCAGCATGCGATGCACACTATGTAATTGCGACTATGCTGTGCAACCTCAACGTCTGCTGGAGATGACAGCTCTCACCCCTGTGTTCCCCCCTGTAGCGAAGTTCGAGGCCAGTCTGAAGATGGTGCCATCCGGACTAAGCACGAAATGAGTCCTTGGCCACGACAACAGTCCACTCTGGTGGCGTGTTCATGTTCATCTCACAGAACGACGCCCAAGGGCTAGTTCCTCTGAACACAGCTTTTGATGTGAACGCCACGGTGTTTGATACGAGATGGTGGAAGGAGGTCCGTTCACTGGTGCCACGAGCTCTTGACGTGGGTGCTTGATTGAGTTGCTTGTGTCTCAAGTGCCATCTCTCGGGACTCCCTTGTATGCGACAGCTGTGCGAACCTATTTGACTTCGCGATACATCCCGGATCCTGTGCATGCAGCGGACAGACGCGTTGTCAAAGTTCCACACGGACACCAAGGATGAAGCGGGAAACACTTGAACACATCTTTCAACAACACCACGA includes these proteins:
- a CDS encoding UDP-galactose transporter 1 gives rise to the protein MDEKSEMRVSTRSMDSTDRSELSSIAEEDHELLEKGERDLESQAIIEQQPTPTEYSTSTSKKLVYLALYFLLNLSVTLSNKALLQGVSFPWLLTFAHTTATSLGCTTLLLTGQLKLSKLSLKDNIILVVFSTLFTLNIAISNVSLALVSVPFHQVMRSTCPVATILIYKFGYNRAYSTQTWLSMIPLVLGVGLATFGDYYFTMAGFLLTLLGVVLAAIKTVATNNLMTGSLKLSAMEVLFRMCPLAALQCLLYAAGSGEIGKLQAAVAEGLISTNMLFGIATNAAMAFGLNVVSFQTNKVAGALTISVCGNVKQVMTIMLGIVLFSVKVGPMNAAGMLVATAGAAYYSKVEMDRKKAASTT
- a CDS encoding UDP-glucose 6-dehydrogenase, with translation MASTTALAHRRVKNICCIGAGYVGGPTSAVIAKENPNITVTVVDLSEARIAAWRSPALPIYEPGLYEVVEVARDGTDGRQPNFHFSTDISKAIDEADLIFIAVNTPTKTEGLGAGGASDLAYVESAARHIAEVATSDKIIVEKSTVPCGTAENIREILDAHASPDIHFDILSNPEFLAEGTAMNDLQRPDRILIGSLEDDRGRGAAEALRQVYAAWVPRERIITINLWSSELAKLAANCMLAQRISSINSLSAICEATGASIEELSFAVGLDTRIGPKMLKSSAGFGGSCFKKDVLSLAYIAETLHLPEVSAYWKSVVDINEYQKERFAKRITKRLYNTLRLKKIAILGFAYKKNTGDTRESAAIAIVGQLIAEGARIAIYDPQVSKEQIHQDLVHEHPADVVKQRVQVCSNALSACVDASAVVILTEWDEFKTDRVQDVALANGTIQKQLLERKISAGDSTSDGDAEFLDSGLVTPAQSESTHGSTDTSESNEIPQAEKRIDWVEIANAMKRPRLVFDGRNVVDGEKLASLGFTVECVGRTTPQRRRW